A genomic region of Alicyclobacillus sp. SO9 contains the following coding sequences:
- a CDS encoding glycosyltransferase family 2 protein: protein MTQLKVEQRDIDVDILLSTFNGANYLKEQLESILSQTYPYWRLIIRDDGSTDDTLEIINGFIEQERERVLLITDDFRRLGPSLSFSTLLSRANAPYVMLCDQDDVWLPDKIEISRAKMKNLEKENPEYPILIHTDLQVVDAALNKINDSFWKFQNIDPRVSELGTLLVQNNVTGCTVMINHQLKKLAYPIPRGAIMHDWWLALVASAFGHIEPVKSPSLKYRQHASNQVGASAYGFKLFLGRIAAFKTLKRSVDDCRNQAGEFLDKFHDLLSKNQVCTLEAFQGLSRGSFVSKLYRINKYKLHKQGLIRRLAFVVVVALTYES, encoded by the coding sequence ATGACACAATTGAAAGTGGAACAACGCGACATCGATGTGGATATATTGCTATCAACGTTCAATGGGGCCAACTATCTTAAAGAGCAGTTAGAATCAATCTTGTCTCAGACTTACCCGTATTGGCGTCTCATAATTAGAGATGATGGATCCACCGACGATACCCTTGAAATCATCAATGGGTTTATCGAACAAGAACGAGAGCGAGTCCTTCTCATTACGGACGATTTTCGGCGCTTGGGGCCATCCCTTAGTTTTAGTACGCTACTCAGCCGTGCCAATGCTCCATACGTTATGCTTTGTGACCAAGATGATGTCTGGTTACCAGATAAAATTGAAATTTCTAGAGCAAAAATGAAAAACTTGGAGAAGGAAAATCCAGAATATCCGATACTGATCCATACAGACCTGCAAGTAGTAGATGCAGCATTGAACAAAATCAATGATTCATTCTGGAAATTTCAAAATATAGATCCGAGAGTTTCAGAATTGGGAACTTTACTTGTCCAGAACAATGTTACTGGGTGCACGGTCATGATCAATCATCAATTGAAAAAACTTGCCTATCCAATACCTCGCGGAGCGATTATGCATGACTGGTGGTTGGCTCTTGTCGCCTCAGCGTTCGGTCACATTGAACCGGTAAAATCACCTAGTCTCAAATACCGGCAACATGCTTCCAACCAAGTTGGTGCTAGTGCATATGGGTTCAAACTGTTCTTAGGTAGGATAGCGGCATTTAAGACTCTCAAAAGGTCTGTTGATGATTGTAGAAACCAAGCAGGGGAATTCTTAGATAAATTTCACGACTTACTCTCAAAAAATCAGGTGTGTACGCTAGAGGCATTTCAGGGGCTCAGTAGGGGTTCCTTTGTCAGTAAACTGTATCGTATTAATAAGTATAAGTTACACAAGCAGGGCCTTATTCGAAGACTTGCCTTCGTGGTTGTCGTAGCGCTAACCTATGAATCCTAA